From Cercospora beticola chromosome 6, complete sequence, a single genomic window includes:
- a CDS encoding uncharacterized protein (BUSCO:EOG09260FFP) — translation MARFSFRPILRRLSSKHSTTAASTKSDPSDHSTAATSASPSPSPGPPSSSKPRRARKSASLAKLKDKVRQLEDGDQPAAAVAAHQESRSSSVGVVEEELIAPAASSSENGGQAPIGAIHAASRPDQQSHAEPATPPPPPSALALDGDTLPENPLLVVEEPTPEALGARSARQREPPHPGSRPTSSSSGTLQRDHGLSLRLAYPRPSTAVPQSPRHQASAQPRPRSVVGSSDADVVDALTDPPPQHEPTPASPSVRALSAAPKMAATMHRKIWVKRPNASATLVQIRDDDLVDDVRDMILRKYANSLGKTFDAPDLTLTIVTRSEHAGPRSSRMLGPEEEICRTIDSYYPGGQTVDEALIIDLPQKRTPRPSPRAIHHSYHALDEFRPPETGSDYFPPMPVTVQPALPNHIAREHHGSLSSEHPRSMAVLTTGQVPPLPSPGTVGRRHRSEREHRPRIGRQHTSSPTIITHASHADQTNVPASAAASAHLTRSTRSRVDSSASEATHRPHDPPTAPPLPTPPAPEAPPTGKPGSGPPTPNTGALNGMRGPRPRKARRSTPDKLSSKGRTGTPHFDTYNSIAGLSSVLDGSVPPINVLIVEDNIINLRILEGLMKRLKVRWQTAMNGQIAVDKWRTGGYHLVLMDIQMPVMNGLQATKEIRRLERVNGIGVFSSTPGSNTEKGPLDANGSGQDQEKTHNPDDDKLDMSKGLFKSPIIIVALTASSLQSDRHEALAAGCNDFLTKPVNFVWLERKVKEWGSMMAIIDYDGWRHWKDLAEQENAGKTEEQKQKEREQEEKQKKKMEKLAILQEKQRKTAEAQAKEKERKKRESMGEPLSPPVAAEEPPVANGIAE, via the exons CGTCCTCCTCCAAGCCGCGGCGGGCCCGGAAATCCGCCTCACTTGCAAAGCTCAAGGATAAAGTCCGGCAGCTGGAAGACGGCGACCaacctgcagctgctgtcgcCGCCCACCAAGAGTCGCGTTCGAGCAGCGTGGGCgtggtcgaagaagaactcATTGCAccagcagccagcagcagcgagaacGGCGGGCAGGCGCCGATCGGAGCGATTCACGCGGCTAGCCGACCCGACCAGCAATCTCACGCCGAGCCTgccacaccaccacctccgccatcCGCGCTCGCCCTGGACGGCGACACCTTGCCCGAGAACCCCCTGCTGGTCGTGGAAGAGCCCACTCCCGAGGCATTGGGTGCGCGAAGTGCTCGTCAGCGAGAACCGCCTCA CCCCGGCTCACGACcaacttcctcatcatcgggCACGCTGCAACGAGATCACGGCCTGAGCCTGCGACTGGCATACCCTCGCCCATCCACCGCAGTGCCGCAGAGCCCACGCCATCAAGCTTCAGCTCAACCGCGCCCTCGGAGCGTTGTGGGCAGCTCCGATGCCGACGTCGTAGACGCACTCACTGATCCTCCGCCCCAGCACGAGCCCACCCCTGCGAGCCCTTCGGTGCGTGCTCTGTCCGCAGCACCAAAAATGGCTGCTACAATGCATCGCAAGATCTGGGTGAAGCGGCCGAACGCATCAGCAACGCTGGTGCAGATCCGCGATGACGATCTGGTCGACGACGTGCGGGACATGATTCTGCGCAAGTATGCCAACTCGTTGGGCAAGACCTTCGACGCTCCAGATCTCACGTTGACCATCGTCACGCGCTCAGAACATGCTGGTCCACGGAGTTCACGCATGTTGGGACCTGAAGAGGAGATCTGCAGAACAATAGACTCATACTACCCAGGCGGCCAAACTGTCGATGAGGCACTCATAATAGACCTGCCACAAAAGCGGACTCCGCGTCCCTCGCCGAGAGCAATACACCACAGTTATCATGCCTTGGATGAGTTCAGGCCCCCGGAAACTGGTTCCGACTACTTTCCCCCGATGCCTGTCACCGTCCAGCCTGCACTGCCCAATCACATTGCTCGTGAACATCACGGATCGCTGTCGAGCGAGCACCCGAGGTCAATGGCAGTGCTGACCACAGGCCAAGTGCCTCCTCTCCCATCGCCTGGCACTGTCGGGCGCCGGCACCGCTCAGAACGCGAACACCGACCTCGAATAGGAAGGCAGCATACCTCCTCGCCTACCATCATCACGCATGCCTCGCACGCCGATCAAACAAACGTTCCTGCCTCGGCGGCCGCCTCTGCTCATCTGACCCGCTCGACTAGATCTCGAGTCGATTCCTCGGCATCGGAGGCCACACACCGACCTCACGATCCGCCGACCGCACCTCCTCTTCCCACTCCCCCAGCGCCAGAAGCTCCGCCAACAGGCAAACCCGGGTCTGGTCCCCCGACTCCAAACACGGGCGCTCTCAATGGCATGCGCGGCCCTCGACCCCGTAAAGCGCGCAGGTCTACACCCGATAAATTGTCATCCAAAGGACGAACGGGCACTCCTCATTTCGACACATATAATAGCATAGCAGGTCTGTCGAGCGTCCTAGATGGGTCGGTGCCGCCAATCAACGTGCTCATTGTCGaggacaacatcatcaatcTCCGTATCCTGGAGGGCCTGATGAAGAGGTTGAAAGTTCGATGGCAGACAGCGATGAATGGGCAGATAGCGGTGGACAAGTGGAGGACAGGAGGATATCACTTGGTGCTAATGGACATTCAAATGCCAGTCATGAATGGATTGCAAGCTACGAAAGAGATCCGGAGACTGGAAAGAGTCAACGGGATAGGTGTTTTCAGCTCGACTCCCGggagtaataccgagaaagGCCCATTGGACGCCAATGGCAGCGGTCAGGATCAGGAAAAGACCCATAATCCAGACGATGACAAGCTCGACATGTCGAAGGGCCTATTTAAGTcgcccatcatcatcgtggcGCTTACTGCATCCTCGCTGCAGTCCGATCGACATGAGGCACTGGCCGCCGGATGCAATGACTTCTTGACCAAGCCTGTTAATTTCGTTTGGCTTGAACGCAAAGTCAAGGAGTGGGgttcgatgatggcgatcaTCGACTACGATGGATGGCGACACTGGAAAGACTTGGCTGAGCAAGAGAATGCGGGAAAGACTGAGGAACAAAAGCAAAAGGAGCGtgagcaggaggagaagcaaaagaagaagatggagaagctCGCTATATTGCAAGAAAAGCAGCGAAAGACCGCCGAGGCGCAagccaaggagaaggagcgaaAGAAGCGTGAGAGCATGGGAGAGCCACTGTCTCCGCCTGTTGCTGCGGAAGAGCCTCCGGTTGCCAACGGGATTGCTGAATGA